GAGTAGACTGATAtcccatttcattgatccccaatccttaggtaaggctgtacagtgcaaAATCAATGTCAATACgcacaataggctgactggggagatgaTTTCCCACagtcaaaaatcaaatcaaaatcaaatgttatgtcacatacacatggttagcagatgttattgcgagtatAGCCAAATGCTtgagcttctagttccgacaatgtagcaatatctaacaagtaatctaacaattccacagcaACTACCTAattcacacaaatctaagtaaagggatggtataacaatatatacatataaatatatggatgagcaaagactgagcggcataggcaatagatggtataaaatacagtatatacatatgggatgagtaatgcaagatatgtaaacactattaaagtggcattattaaagtgactagtgatccatttattaaagtgaccaatgatttcaagtctgtatgtaggcagcagccgcTCTGTGTTAGTGATAACTGTTTAACAGTCGGACttgagactgaaaaatagcttctgtctctctgtcccagctttgatgtacgtgtactgacctcaccttctggatggtagcagggtgaacaggcagtggctcgggtggtttttgtccttgatgatctttttggccttcctgtgacatcgggtgctatatgtgtcctggaggtcaggtactttgcccccggtgatgcgttgtgcagaccgcaccaccctctggagagccctgcggttgtgggcggtgcagttgccatacaaggcggtgatacagcccgacaggatgctcttaatagtgcatctgtaaaagtttgtgagggttttaggtgacaagccaaatatcttcagcctcctgaggttgaagaggcgctgttgcgccttcttcaccacactgtctgtgtgggtggtctatttcagtttgtccgtgatgtgtacgcagagggaCTTAAAACGATCCACCTTCTTCACtgctgtcccgttgatgtggatacgggggtgctccctctgctgtttcctgaagtctacaatcatctcctttgttttgttgacattgagtgcgaggttgttttcctgacaccacactccaagtgccctcacctcctctctataggctgtttcgttgttgttggtgatcaagcctactactgttgtgtcgtctgcaaacttgatgattgagttggaggcgtgcatggccacacagtcatgggtgaacagggagtacaggagggggctgagcacacacccttgtgggtcAAAGTCCCTCAATAAGAGCTACTACAATGCTAATATTTGcgtaaactcttcacagttgtgttctgtgggtgtcaccgagTTTAATTTTAACACTCCACATTCCAACACtccaaccttgtttaacattatctagtctaaatatgaCATGAATCACTTTAAAAGAGatatttttattttgaaggcaaaatgcaaattccactattgtggctaatctttattgtggctagcttcacaacacataactcGGTCCTGTAAAGCCATACTAGCCTGATTAAGCTAGCTGTCTGTTTATAACGTTAGTTTTGGGCAACAgagttaagtagctggctagctagttatttgaATTGGAGAACAACAAGTGGCCACCTAGCTAATACTTAGTCACATGGATTCCTAAACCATTGCTAAGAAtattgaaaatgactgcagtttcaggctggttgcattggtgctagctaggtagcaCATTAAAGCGAGCTAGCTACCTAGAAGTTGCTAATAACATCTGTATCAAAGATATTAGCCAAAATGTTTAATCCTGCTCGTTTGAAACTGATCTAATTTCAAATGCTCACACAGACGTTTTCCCATTCGGTAGAACAAATAATGCCATATTACCAACGCAGtattgtacagctttgacagtgatCGTAATGGTGGCGCTTGGCTTGCACATGCCAGTTCAGCACACACACCATTCTACAATATAGTTGTGTTATTTGACTTGTCAAATtaaaatattatttgactgtgaaATAGTGCTATTTTGATGGgtatcttttttgacatgcaaagacccaaacggtgttccatacgcaagagcattaatgaggtcgggcactgatgtttggcgaTTAGGCTTGACTCTCAGTCAGCGTTCCatttcatcccaaaggtattcgctggggttgaggtcagaagtctgtgcaggccagtcaagttcttccacaccgatctcgacaaaccatttctgtatggacctcatttTGTGTATggtagcattgtcatgctgaaacaggatagggctttccccaaactgttgccacaaagttggaagcacagaatcgtctagaatgtcattgtgtgctgtagcACCGgtactaaggggcctagtccgaaccatgGAAAAACAGCGACAGACCattaccaaactttacagttggcactatgcatacAGACAGGTTGCGTTcttctggcatctgccaaacccagattcgaccgtcggactgacagatggtgaagtgtgattcatcactccagagaacacattgccactgctccagaatccaatggcggcgagctttatacCAGTCCAGCAGaaacttggcattgcgcatggtgatcttaggcttgtgttgcggctgctcggccatggaaacccatttcattaagctcctgacgaacagttcttgtgctgatgcttccagaggcagtttggaactctgtagtaagtgttgcaactgACCATAGACGATTTTTACGCACTTCATCACTCAACGGTCCATTTCTGTGAGCTGCTATGGCCGTTGTTGCTGCTAgacattttcacttcacaataacaagcacttacagttgaccagggcagctttagcagggcagtaatctgactaactgacttgttggaaagctggcatcctatgacagtgtcacgttgaaagtcactgagctcttcagtacgggccattctactgccaatgtttgtctatggatattgcatggcggtgtgctcgattttatacacctgtcagcaacgggtgtggctgaaatagccaaatcccctaatttgaaggggtgtccacatactgctagGAGAATGTCATGTTATTCCATtagaggagtgggtgagtgactaACTTCTTTTGTTTATCAGTGCATTTTGACGGCCAACTAGATGAAAAGGTTTGAGAGAGTTTATCTAATCTTCCTAATCTTCCTTCGTTTAGATTTGAACTCATCTTattctggctagcattagttgttgatcttgttgttgttgatgtgcataactgagggagagagagtccaccttttcatggttgtttgatcaataggactgtaaagttccAATATGTAGGTTGTTTACATATTTGCATtaaatccattcaggtgtattttgtggcttttggtgaatgtgttctaatgatctaaagtcgTGCGCACTCACCAGATGATGATCTTTTGAAAGTTAACTTCTTGTTGAAAGTTATTCTTGATaagggtaagtcgctctggataagagcgtctgctaaatgacttaaatggaaATGGAAATGGAAAAGCCAACAAACTAGCAACAACATCTTCTTTGACAACACCTGCTGAAGCCGCTGCAAACTAGCCGACAACAAAAGCTAGCTAGACTGTGGGAAACTACTGCTCACTATTGCGCAGTGACCTGTTGACCTTTAAGAAGGCAgcagtttacatacatttttgtAAAAACGGTCCCATCCATTAAGtcaaaatgtgattggttgattccaCTGTCACTCCAAAATGTTGCCCTAATACAGTTGAATGGCAGATGCCTTTATCTAGTTTCTATTGGCCTAGCCAATGGCTGATTTAGCTAGCTAGGTGTATCTCCGCAGACACCAGCAAAGAAAAATCCTGATTggattctttttctctcttcaaCCCTTTCCTTTACAGAAAAAACTGAAGAGATTAAATCAGAACATAATTGAAAATCATTTTGTAATTATAATAACAATTGTATAAATCCCTAGCCCTTCCCTGAAGGTGTAGAAGGCACTCATTATTAACCCAAACACAGTGGGGAACAATTATTTGTAGATTATTTTCCCTCAGCATGCACTCTTTCACAATATAGAATGTCTAAATAATCCATAtgttctgaaatatgaacacagaaatactggacattttGAACTCTGTGGTGGTGATTTGACAAAATTACGATCATGGTCTTGATTTGGACTCGCATTTTTCTAGTCTTGttgactgcccccccccctcaactCAATTTGCCCTGGTCTTGGATCGGTCTCGAACACAGCCAGAGGGCTCTGATTAGAGACAATTGGTAATTTACTAGATTCCATAACATGATCTCATAAGTTGTTTTGTAGTCAACTCAATTGTCATACCTTGCCTACATCTATTCAGACAATATGACACCAAAcagaaaatgtataaaaaatattttattgaAATATTttggaaaaaaatacaaaacaatttaGACAATTCATATAGGCAGTCAGCTCCACAAATAAACATTTTCTACAAAGAAATCCACACAGCACAGGCATAGTTCACACATTACTATATGtaggatagttcacccaaatgacaTACTGAACGATGTATGATAACAATCCATGCTTCGGTTAAGTTTTCCTGGCACCTCTTACAAAAGAATGTTGGAGcatgtggcacaaatcccattcaagtcctTGTACTGACTTTAGCATTTTTTGCACATCATGTTCAAATCTTCTATAAGTTACTGAGTTTCACAATACATTTGAGATACTATCGAAAGAGTTGGACATGATGCTCAAAAAAACTAATATGCCAAATGCGGGAAACATTGACAGGGAAATAAAACCAaaacatggattgctgtcatacttTACTGGGTAAGGAAAGCAAAGTCATTTTGTCATTTGGTATACCTATCCCTTTAATGTATATCAGACCAAGTAAATAATGAGTCATGTCAAATTTAGCAGAAAGGGGAAAGCAATGTAACGGGTATGTATGTACACTTttccagatacacacacacagctaatggACATTTACCCCAGACAGACACAGGTGGCTCACAGGTCTTTCCAACCAGGGAAGCAACCGTTCAGGCATATAATTTTACAAAACCTACAAACCACTCAGTGGAcaaatctgaaatggcaccccatCCCCTGGTAGAAGTACActagtaccacagtatgagtcataatacccatgaaGACAagcagtcaaacagggaaatgtttCATATTGTTCTTCTACCATTAATTTTTCCCCATAGTGGATTGTTTTGAAAAACTAAAAATAAGGGTTGTTTCATGCAGGCTTACCTTGGTGTGATGTTTttataaccatgtaaatctctctaggacaaggcaaCTTAACAATATATTCAcctgtatttaccccccaaaaatgaaatgctaaattagctgctaatgtggctatcatgaAGAACTACAAATGGCATGATCCTGGTGAGACTGcagaatcgaggcaaaggtaagaatctctggattatctaatgttagctaaatgtagtaatcaataaattggctacatttctttaaaaatcgacaattctgtgaactgtcttgagCCAGTTTTAAACTGACAATACATGTTAGCAAACGTGTCAGCTTGAGATGacatgcaggagcttgcagggatttgtagttttgcatgtctactttgatgcAAATTAGCATTTTAGATTGAGTAAATAGAGCcgaatatattgataagtcaccttgtctgagagagatttacttggttatcaaaacgtcacaccaGGGGAAGTCTACAAgaaacagcccttattttaagtgtatCTAGAAATCAGTAACTCATGCTCAGAAGAACACACCTATTAATCCAAACAAAACCAGGATGAGACAAAGCAGAGCTAAAACCTTTTGTGTAAACCCCAAAGGGGTCAAATCTGATCTCTTATAAAGAGGGTGACTGACATTGGGAGGTTCAAATACATCAACCTGATTTTAAGTGTTTCTTTCTTCCCAAAACAAACAAATTCATGTTGGGCCAATTATAGAACTATCCCAAGAGGCTCCACTTCAGTGGTACGAACCTCTGCAGTAATTTTAAACCACCACTTGAGGGTGTCTAAACATAAAGAAATCATGTTCTTAGTACAGCTGTTACCCAAATGTTCTTGAATAGTTCATTTGTTTgtcactttttttctctctcaaaatCACTGATCTGACCAGGCTGGATAGGTGAAACAAATCATTATTTGGGTTCTTTCAGCTATATTGGTTCCTTCCAATCAGTGCCCTTAAAGCAGGAGGCAAGGGTAATTGTTGGACACATCCTGTTAAGATAAAACAGGATTCGGCAGTCTAGTTTGAGTTCACATATCCATACATTTGAACTCCACAAGGCATAGGCCTACCCCAGAAAATAATTGGCTAAAATTATAAATAAAATAAGTACAAACCAAATCACCTTTGAAACCCAAAACCAGAAGAGAAAAACAATATTGAAATAATTGATTACATACattcataacacaacataacagacCATGAAACCAGGGGAGAAGTGTTGAACGGTTCATAACAGAGGACATTACAGCTAAACCTATGTTATAGAATCACACATTTGTCATTGAGCCACATTTCAGGTGAATTTGGTATCAGTGTATTTATTCTATTGCATTTCACTATCAATTCTAGTTGGTCTAGCGAGGCCTATACTTGTAGGCCACAAGTAAAATAATAAATACTGACATTTGCTGCTTTGAAGCAAATAAAATACTTTGGTTTGGCGATTGGACCATATACCGCTTAGAGTCGGGCCTTCTCTGCTTTCAGCATGTATTTCATGTCACTCCCTTGATCAACTACAAGCATGACTTGTGCTCGACAGCCATAAAATACCTTACcagttgaaaagagagagaactTAAGTTAAGACGATCAGAGAATAGCATTTGCAGCATACCACTAACAAAAAATGAAAATACAAAACCAAAAAAATATCATAATCCAAAACAGCTAAAATCCCACCTCCACTACATTGTGGGTGATGTAACAGAATCTTCATACCTCAGGAGTGGGTTTCACTGCACAGATTACTAAATAAAATCTCACCCCTCATTTAGAAACAGTTACCACAGCTGCAGAATAAGTCAACAAAATATTTGCTGAGGAGCGAGGAAATGGTGTAATGAAAATAACAAAAGAAGGCTAAATGTAAAAGATGAAAACCAAAAAATAAAATGTtggtgaaaagaaaacaactTTAGCTAGATATGCAAACAAGATCTTGCTCACGTCACTGAATCAAATGCATTTGAATAGACATTCTTTCAAAAATACTTTATCTGCATAGGCAACAGGTCCACCAACAGATGGAATCAAAAACCCACAGTTCCCATTTGGAAGTCGATGATTCCCAAAGTCCTTCAATTTTATTGCCTTTCCTCAAGCCCTTTATTCAAGTACTGCAGTCAGAAAGCCTTAAGCATGATGAGAGGAGGCCAAGTCCATTCCTCGCTCATCTGCGACAAACCACACCACGCAGCAAGTCTTTCACAATACAAAGGGCACTGGCTAGAGGCCAGCCTGTGTCTGTAGCCCTGGGAGTGAGACAGCCAGCCCCTTGAGAGAGGCAGCCAAGCCAGGAAGGCACCCCCAGACTCTCCTCACTCCACGGGAGCATTGCTGCTGGCCTTGACCCCGGACCCGGCTCGGCTGATCTGCAGCCAGGGAAGCTTGGCACAGTTCTTGAAGAGCTGCTCGATAGCGATATGACGAACGTGCAGCTCCGACGCCAGCGAGTCTTTCTCCTGTACAGCCACCGTCAGCTCCTCAAACACCTctgtagagggggaggcagagatcAGTATAGCacagggttaacacacacacacacacacacacacacacacacacacacacacacacacacacacacacacacacgatggcaTGACAGAGATCACAGAGCAAAGCAGTATATTGCAGGCCAGGGACCACACACAAAGACAACAATTTGTGACAAACAAGGAAATCAATTAAACAGATTAAGCAGAGGGGGCAGACAGCAATGACAACACAGTACCAGCAAAACATAATTCCACCTCACAAAGACACATCAAAAACAATAATGCAACATATTCACTTCCTTCCATTTATGGTCGTTTAAAACAAGAGACATTTCAAACCCATGCACTCAAATATATAATTCACAGTTACACTTTAATAGCCATCTATTGAAGTTCTTACTTTGAATCTGTAGCAGGAGCTGGTCATTCAGCTGGTGGAGTTCATCCACACTCATTTTAATCACTGGAAGATAAAACACAGATTGGGTCACAAAACAAGAACAACACAGCATGTGTGATAAAGTAAAGAAAACTTGTTCAGAACAGTCCTCTAACTAAACAACTAATGCAACCTCAGGGACTTGACACATAGCAACAACGAACTACGCAGAGCGAAGAGTCATATAGCTACACTGTCGTCATTTACTAAAGGAATGGAATTCTAACAACAGCATGAAAGAGCCACCGTCCTTGGGAGTTATCCCTCTACCCAAAGGACGTGCAGCAGGCACAAAAAACATTGGTGCTGTTACAGGGACGGGACGTGGACACtgaggtaggagagagaaagcTTTTCTCTGGAGTGTGATGGTATGGGGAAAGGAGGGAATGTGGTTGTCAAGGAGGAATGTGTGACGAGGATGCTCTAAAAACTGAGCCCTTGCCTGCATCACTACATTGTCTTGTGTGCCATTAATGAGTCCATATAAAAAAAGATCAGAGAACAGATCAGGAGGAGAGAAATGGACGCGACACATCCCATCTGTCTCCCTCCCACGTTTCCTCCCTTTTCAACACGCCTCCTCCCACTCAATGCCATTCATCACAGAGGCAGACACCTTCTGATCCAGCCTTGAGCTGTCTCTGATGAAGGGAATGTATGCAGGAAAGGCAGATCCCCTGAAGCCTCTCCAGTGATGACTGGGCTAAATAACACTGGCTACATTCTGACTTCTCTACCCTCCTAAAATGGTGCACTCGTTCCCAGAGGCTTCCTCTAGCCCCATGCTTAGGCTACATCAATACAATGTTTATTCTGTATGCAGAGAGCTCACTTCTGAAGAACAGAGGGGTAGAACATTTGACCACAGCCAGTGTGGTGTGTTGGGAATAGAGGAAGCGAGTTAGTGTTCATTACAGTTGGTATAAAGAACTCACACTCGTCTCTGCTGTGGCCATTGTTTGAGTGCAGCAGCTGGTGGTCTCCTCCAGAACACTGGCTGTGGCTATGAAGACCCCTCCTCCCTGTGGACCCCCACAGGCCCTGCCCGTCCTCCAGTAGTCCCAGCCCCTCGGCCGAGTGGCACTCCAGCATGCCTGTGGCGTAGTCCGGCAGCCCTCCTGCCCCCGTCCCCTGGTTCCAGCATGGGGTATAGCGAGGCACTTGGGCGTCTGACTGGGGAAGAAGTGTACGTTCTCCATTCTGGCTGTAGCAAAGGAGCTGGTGCTTGCCCCCCCGCCAGCCCGGACCTCCCTCTATGCTGACGGAGTCTTTGTTCTGGGCGTACTGAACAATACGGCTGATCTTCTGGCTCAGGGCAAGCTTCATTCCCTCGTAGGCACTGCGGGAGACCTTGGAGCGGGACAGCTTCTGGTTGGCGATGAGGTGGTACTTCTCAAAACACTCCCGGTGGCCCCGTAGGGATTTGGAGTGCAGGAGGGTCGCATGGGACACACCTGCAGCAAGCAGAGCAAGAGCGAGACCCATAGCAATCAGTCAGAGAAAACAATTAGCTACATGTTCTGTTTAGCAATAAATACTATATGTATTTCAAGGTATTGAACTGAGGGACATATTTCTAGGAAACAGAGGACTAAAAACTGAAATGATACAGTAAAAAAAAAGGTACTGTTGGCTTTGCTCTTTTTTTCAAAGTCAAGCCACTGCAGATTTCAATTATTTCCTGCTCTAGATGCTGTTCTAGAAGGACATAAAACTATAACGCTCTTACAGTACTGACTTACCGCATTTGACAAACGTTTCCTTTT
The sequence above is a segment of the Oncorhynchus gorbuscha isolate QuinsamMale2020 ecotype Even-year linkage group LG16, OgorEven_v1.0, whole genome shotgun sequence genome. Coding sequences within it:
- the LOC124000430 gene encoding protein EURL homolog; the protein is MDKAEQFVNIDLNDDNICGVCKLETDTGTMSFCHVCFELSIEGVSHATLLHSKSLRGHRECFEKYHLIANQKLSRSKVSRSAYEGMKLALSQKISRIVQYAQNKDSVSIEGGPGWRGGKHQLLCYSQNGERTLLPQSDAQVPRYTPCWNQGTGAGGLPDYATGMLECHSAEGLGLLEDGQGLWGSTGRRGLHSHSQCSGGDHQLLHSNNGHSRDELIKMSVDELHQLNDQLLLQIQKVFEELTVAVQEKDSLASELHVRHIAIEQLFKNCAKLPWLQISRAGSGVKASSNAPVE